In the Trichocoleus desertorum ATA4-8-CV12 genome, one interval contains:
- a CDS encoding peptidoglycan-binding protein has product MQSSPDQGLAAPHIMRSQIIRWNTISLLTASLLSLLISASEAEKTFAQGLSSSSSESTLIKTPGSLLNRANLRLGSRGRDVSELQATLKLLGFYAGVVDGFYGESTAIAVSQFQTAAGLSVDGIVGTATWNQLFPPPASNVISSTTRPTARSVDTAATTNSPAPATALSTADTSAAAFPVPQIAASNTNSSRPTALTATSASSGSNNNSVKPSDSLSSTDIAASSVELPVLRLGMQGSAVSRLQERLQAAGFFQGVVDGAFGSETQTAVKAAQRQYQLEADGIVGPATWSALLR; this is encoded by the coding sequence ATGCAAAGTAGCCCAGATCAAGGTTTAGCCGCTCCCCACATCATGCGCAGCCAGATTATTCGCTGGAATACCATCAGCTTGTTAACGGCTAGTTTACTCAGCCTCCTTATTTCAGCTAGCGAAGCAGAAAAAACCTTTGCCCAAGGGCTAAGCTCAAGCTCCTCAGAAAGTACATTAATTAAAACGCCAGGTAGCCTGCTCAACCGAGCAAATTTGCGGCTGGGTAGTCGAGGCCGAGATGTTTCAGAATTGCAAGCCACTTTGAAGCTATTAGGCTTTTATGCTGGAGTGGTAGATGGCTTTTATGGCGAAAGTACTGCGATCGCCGTCTCTCAGTTTCAAACGGCGGCGGGGCTATCGGTGGATGGCATTGTAGGAACTGCTACCTGGAACCAACTTTTTCCACCCCCTGCCTCCAACGTTATTTCATCTACCACCAGACCTACAGCCCGATCCGTCGATACTGCTGCTACCACCAATAGCCCAGCTCCTGCCACTGCTCTATCCACTGCGGATACTTCTGCCGCTGCCTTCCCAGTTCCCCAAATTGCTGCAAGCAACACGAACTCTAGCCGCCCAACCGCTCTCACTGCGACTAGTGCTAGTTCAGGTTCCAATAACAACTCTGTGAAGCCCAGTGATTCTTTGAGCTCTACTGATATTGCTGCCTCTAGCGTAGAGCTACCAGTGCTGAGATTGGGCATGCAGGGTTCTGCCGTTTCCAGATTACAAGAGCGCTTGCAAGCAGCAGGATTTTTCCAAGGTGTGGTAGACGGTGCTTTTGGATCTGAAACTCAAACAGCCGTGAAAGCTGCTCAGCGTCAGTATCAATTAGAAGCAGACGGTATTGTTGGGCCTGCTACGTGGAGCGCTTTGCTGCGTTAA